DNA sequence from the Panthera uncia isolate 11264 unplaced genomic scaffold, Puncia_PCG_1.0 HiC_scaffold_2045, whole genome shotgun sequence genome:
CATGGTCTCTTGAAGTCACCAAGGCAGGAACTTTGGAGATCTTTGACCCCATACCCAGCTCAACATGTAGCACACAGCACAAGTTCATGTTACGGAAATTAGTGTGAGCAAAGGAAGGCCCACACTCTGCATTAACAGAGGCCATGGGATGGAGAGGAGGGTACGATTGTCTGAGTCATCATGAAGACAGGCTCCACAGGACTTACCACCCAGCTGACATGGGACTCACTGCAGACTCAAGTGGTAATAAAGCATCATGAGGCCAAGAACCCTCCATATTGAAGGTGAAGTGGCCAATGTGAGAGGAAGCCACATACCGCAGTCACTTAGGGACAGACGCCAGTAGGGACGGGGTGTAGACTGGAGGCAAGTCTTTTGTACTCCACTCTGTGGGCAGCAGTCTTTATATGGAGTGCTGGAAGAATTACCTTCACTGAGATAGCGAGGTCATCAAACTCTCTGTCCACTTGGATATCCTGAGGAGAAACCCATTACAAGGCAGTACATTACCACCTTCTGAGAACTTTGCTGGTTTTTGCTGGTACACACAAGGTTTTGGAGAAAATCCTTAGGGCAGCTTCTCTCCTATGGATGACAATGTCATCAGTCCCCAAACTATTAaaatagggaagggaaggggctcCGGGGGGCTCCTTGGAGTCTGTGATTTCTTGACCTGCGGGTTGGTTGCATAGGTCTGTGCTGTTTGTGGAAATTCACACCCCAATCCATGTGCACTTTTCAGCATAAACGTTATTCCTCAATAACAAATGTAAAGGCACGGGGAGTGAGGGGAAGGATACTAGCACCAATAGTGTCTTTCTCTACATAGGCCTTTTCTGTGGGGTCTGCTATCTCATCCCATCTTCACAATGACTCTGGGTGGGAGAttttagccccatttcacagaaagaCCAGGCTGAGCCCTGGGAATGGTTTTACATGAACTGTAAGGATTTAGAAGTATTTCCcttacagttatttatttttgagagacagagagacagagcacaagcagtggatgggcagagagaggaggagacatggaatccgaagcaggctccaggctctgagctgtcagcccagagcccgacgcggggctcgaactcacaaactgtgagatcatgacctgagccgaagttggacgctcaaccagctgagcatTTCGGGTGCCCCGAAGTATTTCCCTTAAAACTGAGAAGATCTAGGCTAGGGAGATTAGACTAATAACAGTTAAGGAATAGGAAAATGGAACATTGCTTCTAGACAGGTGTTGCTCTCCAATTCAGAAGATCCCATGTTGATGGACTCAGGATTTGGTCCCAGGCCTGATTCCAAAGTCTGTGGTGTTTCTGTTATGCTAAAAGCTTCTGTTAATAACCATACATTATATTGAATAAGCATGTATTTTTGCAGAACAGTTTCatatataattccttttttttttttttttttttttttttaatgatggaatCCAGTGCTGACAGGAATTCTCGCAGAGCAAGAGGAACATGGTCAAGGCATGCTACTCTCTGGCTTTGGAGCTGTAGAAACTCGGCAGGCAGAAGGAATCAATAAGCAATAAGAAGAAGGAAGCATCAGTTGTCCCAAGCCTGAAGGATTGGAGCTGTAAAAACGTTTCTGGAAAGACTTTGACACAAATctggttttaaataaatgagggTTAGAATAAGCAGTGATTTGTGACTAGACTTCAGCTTAATAACTGGTGTTTGGGGATTCTCTCCTTAATGTTTAACTGCTTATAtaattttctctatatatttttaagtttatttattttgagagagagagtgcgagcgagcaggggagggaaagacagagggagagagagagaatcccaagcaggctccctcctttcagtgcagagaccaacatggggcttgatctcatgaaccatgagatcatgacctgaaccaaaagcaagagtcagacacttaaccaactgagccgtccaggtgccttgaattttctatattaaaaaggCACAATTGAGATACCtcggtggctcagatggttgagcatttgactcttgatttcagctcaggtcaggatctcagggtcgtgggattgagccctgcatcaggctccatgcttagcatggagcctgcctaagattctctatctctctctgtctctctgtctctctctctctctctctcattctctctcattctctctctctctctgtctctctctgtctctctctctctctctctctctctcattctctctctctctctctctgtctctgtctctgtctctctctctctctcattctctctctctccctttgcccctctcccctaaaaataaaaaacaaaaaacaaaacccacaactgAATGAAAAGGAGTCTTAATCTCCCTCAAAGCCACATGAGTGAATCTTCCAGCACCAATATCCACCTGCAGGCAGAACAGGCCAGGGGGTGAGGTGGGTAAGTACTGAACCTTCAAATCCAAACATCAGTGAACAGCGAGCTAAGTGTCCTCTGAGGCAATTCTCTCTCAGCCAGTGAAGAACCCAGGCATGAGCCAGAGATGAGACCGCAACGGTATCCCCCAGTCAGGAGTGGAAATAAAGCCACAGTGGCATTGTGACCCTCCATTCAGGCCTGGGGTGGAACTCAGACTTAGCCACACTAAGTATCTGAGCAGGACATGCTGTTTCTCTAATCCCTACTTTCTTCCTCTAAATGAGAACTCGTGGGGCTGTTGGAAGGATCACAGATGAGATTTATGAAAAGCTCTTACAGAGAAATCCAGCAGTTCCAGGGCGGACCCTGGATTATCCCGGACAGACTTTAGAACTCCAAAGCAGCCTTCACCTCGCATGGGATTCCTGGACAtctgagaaacacacacacaactgagaAAAACTGAGCCCAGGGAAGCTGGAGGTGGAGCAAGTCCAAAGGGAGGGAAGGATTCTTCATCTCTGATGACAAGTGCCTCAGGACAGCCCCACTGTCTCAGCTCAGAATTTGTCTCCACTGACAAAACACCCTGGGTGAGGCGGTgaggctggggaagaggggaagggagtaCGCACTGGCTGAGCGCCCACCATGTGCCCAAATCTGTGCCAGGTGCCAAAGATACGGACACACAAGGCACAGCTCTGCCTTTAAGGAATTCACCCATCacggggaggagaggaaaaggaaatatcatGAAAATGCAGTGTGATAAGTGCAATGAGAGTGTACATCAACTCTTCTGGGGAGGTGAAGTTTACGCACCCGCACTGAGCTTTACGGGTGAGGCGGGCAGAACTGGGTATTTCAGCAAGAGCAGGAGGAGCAAAACAAAGGGGAGAAATTGCATCATGTGCAGAAAATTCAGAGCAGCTTGGGGTGAGCGAATGAACTTCAGCGGTGGAAGGCAGAGGGGCTGtggcagagcccagagcccaatgtgcggtGAATGACATACTACTAACCTTGGATTTATCCAGAGGGGAGCCGTTGACAGGTTTAAAGCAAGGAGGGGACGGGAGCATGTTTCTGCTTTAGAAAGATCAACTGGCAGGTGAGAAGGAAGGACCAGAGATGGGAAATTCACAGGTCAACGGAACTTGAGGGGAAGTGAGAAGGAAGAGCAGGCAGCCCCAGCACCCTGCAGGAAGTAAGATGAAGGTTGGAAggcaaggaaaagagagggaggagtgaGCACTGGGCGCCTACTTCTGACTCAGTgaggagccccctcccccaccaccaagaGGCAGCCCTTAGAGAGAGAGGATGCCTTCGGGTTGTGCTTTATGCCCATGGGACATCCAGGGGATGGTCCGGCAGGTGGCTGTAAATGGGGATCCAGAGCTTAAGAGAGGTCTGGGCTGCAGGGGGGAGCGTGGATGGGAGTGCTTCAGGGggctcttcttcttcttcttcttttttaatgtttatgagagagagagagagagagagagagagagagagagcgagcacgcatgggcaggggaggcacagagagaggagacagaagatctaaagtgtgctctgcactgacagtagagactgatgcggggcttgaactcatgaaccatgagatcatgacctgagccaaagtctgatgcttaaccgactgagccacccagatgcccacagGGGGCTCTTCTGCCAGTTGATGGAGCTGAGAGCCAGGCAGGGCTGGATGCCCCCCAGGACCTGTCCTCTGAGCACAGTGGCCCTCTTGGGCTTCACGTTCCATTGCACCCTCCCTTTTCCTACCCAACTGGCAATGCTGAAGAAAGGGAAACCCCATCTGTCACACAAGGCCTCAAGTAGGTCTGAGCATAGCCAACGGTACACCTGGGCTGACCCAGTGAGCTGAGAAGGAGCAAGGACAGTCGGGAGGTGGAGGTGACActgctgggggttggggggagaaggATGGATGAGGGAGGAGTCGGAAGAAGTGCCGGGGTCAGGTCAGAGATGGGTGAGGGAATGGCAAGGGAAAGAAGTGGTCATAGGAGGAAGCCAGGAGGTCCCCTCCCTCATCTGGGCTCTAGAAATTTTGTACCCTGCTGCCACTGGAGTGGGGagatgaggcaggggagggatggaTCTGTGTGGACACATACAGGCAGGTCTATGCTGGGGCCTGCCCCATCAGGCTAGCACTCACAACAAGAATCCTCAGTGTCTGGTTGACCcggaggcccaggcccaggctcagGGCTCCCACTGCAGAGATGCGGTTGTTGCTGCAACAGAAAGACGTATGCATTTTGCTACCTTCCAAGCAGCTGTGTAGAGCCAGATGGTCCCAGGGTCCAAGCTGGTGTTGCTGGTGCATCCACCTGCTTGGGCTTCATGTTCCAGCCTCCACTGATGCCCCAGGGACCCTGGGAAGGTCAGTATGTAAAAGCTGGATAACAGCCCTGGTTCCCAGTGTTGAGGGAGATCACTCAGCAAGCACACCTGGAGCATCCCTCCCCTACTTTCCCCTCctttaccgccccccccccacgaccctgggatcatgacctgagccaaagttgagtTGGACAcgcaaacaactgagccacccaggcacccctcctccccttttcAAGTGAAGatgttttacatatatgtttTCACTAGCAGCCCCCACCTATCCGTCAGGAATTATGAGCTCCAAGGTACAAGTGCTGAACttgaggggcacccggctggctcagtcgatagagcccgtgactcttgatcttgaggtcatgagtttgaactcttgtagggtgtagagattacttaaataattttttttcaaacttaaaaaaaaaaacccagtgctAAACTTGAGTGAGAAGGAGGGAGCTGGGTGCTCTTGGATTGTGTCTCAAGCCCCATCGTGGGTAAACTGTGGTAGGCTTGGGAGTTGCTAAGGTGGTAAACAGCAACAGGATCATGGAGTCCCTGGTCCCTCAGGTGGCTATGGATCTGGAGACTGTGACACAGGGCCACCCTGTGTGCCTCACCTCATGTTGAGCTCTTCCAACACATTGTTGGTCTTAAGTGCCTCACCCACTGCAGATGCTCCAGGATCTCCAAAGCCATTGTATGAGATGTCCAGGACTCTCAGGAAGATGTTTGCCTAGAATGCAAAAGAGTGAAGCCAGGAGACCACCTGTGAAGTGGGGAAAGCCAGGGGTCACAGCCTCAGAGCCCGGGAGGCCCAGGGTGCAAAAAAGCACGGGCTGAGAGCAGAAGGTCAGAGGTTCCTGGTAAGAGTCTTGTGGCTTGGATGACGGTGACCGGGAGAACCAAATGACTGGAAGCACAGCACCAAGGGTGGTTGTGGGTGTGGATGATCCTCAGAGACTGAGAGGCCCACCGCTCAGCAGCAGAC
Encoded proteins:
- the LRRC74B gene encoding LOW QUALITY PROTEIN: leucine-rich repeat-containing protein 74B (The sequence of the model RefSeq protein was modified relative to this genomic sequence to represent the inferred CDS: inserted 2 bases in 1 codon); protein product: MATWAVIASSQKCISEDFYVDLSENQLGAVGAQAVCAALMVNPTMQKIQLAGNGLDEQAAPYLAELLLAHTGLKSLDLSYNQLNDQAGEMLGPALAENTGLTELNINWNHLRGPGAVAFARALEANIFLRVLDISYNGFGDPGASAVGEALKTNNVLEELNMSNNRISAVGALSLGLGLRVNQTLRILVMSRNPMRGEGCFGVLKSVRDNPGSALELLDFSDIQVDREFDDLAISVKVILPALHIKTAAHRVEYXKDLPPVYTPSLLASVPK